The sequence below is a genomic window from Flavobacterium lipolyticum.
AAAATCTGATCTAATATCCATTTTATATGAGTCGCCATACAGTTTTGTATAATAAGATTCTACACCTACGCATTTCAATAATGCTTTAGTATAATTAGTCAAAGCCTTACAGTCACCATAGCCTAATCGATCAACATCTTTAGCAAGCATTGGTTTCCAACCTCCTATTCCCTCATGAATAGCAACATACCTAACTTTTTGTTGAAGATACTTATAAATTATTTTTGCTATCTCAATGGCATCTTTCTCATTCCCAACCAAAGCTTTCATTTTTACTTTCGTTTCCTCTGGAATATCTTCAGTACCAAATAAAATTTTATCTCCCCACCATTTACCAAATTCTTTCCAAGTCTTGGCGTTCCCATCAACCCCTTCAAGATTAAAATATTCAAGTCCCATTAAAAGACTAGGATATATTTCATTAAAACTCGGGCTATAATCTTCTGATTTTTGTGCCAAAATAGCTGCTGCAACGTACGAAAGTTGAGTCTCACTGTCGACGATCTTTTTTATATTAAAATCTAAAAATTGATATTCTTTTTTCCTAAAACCTAAGCTAGCTGGATATTTAATGTTCAAAACATTCTTTTCAACACTAATATAATATCCCTCTAATGGCATCCACGTTGGAATAAAAGCAGTTGTAGAAGTTTGTGTTTCACTATTATAAACTACAGTGTATGGGTACGAAATTGGGGTATATTCTAAAAAAAGATATCTATTATCAGAAATAAGTGTACCGCCATCAACTGCGCTTTGATCTTTAAAATCTTTTCTTTTGACTTTTTTTATTTCATTTCCAAAAGCGTCATAAATAATAGCTTCAATACTATTAACTGACGAATTTTTACCATAATCTTCATAAGCATTTACCGCATTCGAACCTTTTTCATTTAGTACCGTAACGATTCGTTGCGTTTTTATAGTCATACTACGTTGCGAAGAAATTGTAATATCAGTCTGATTTAGACGAACTACTGCATTGGCATTTTCTTTAAGACTGTCGGCAATTGCAGCCACAGCATATTCGCTTTTTTGAGCGGAAGAAATAAGGGTAAACAGGCAAAAAAATAACGTAACAACCAGGCTTCTCATTTAGTAAGTAATTTCGCCAAATATATATTATTTTTAGAAATCCTTAACATTTGTCTAATATTTTTTTAATCTCTGTTTTTGCTGTCTATTAAAATAGTTACGGGTCCGTCATTTACCAGGCTAACTTTCATATCGGCACCGAAAATTCCTGCCTGTATTTTTTTAGTGAATTCTTTTTCTAGGGATTTTAGAAAATTCTCATACATGGGTATTGCGAAGTCTGGTTTTGCTGCTTTTATATAAGAAGGACGATTCCCTTTTTTGGTAGAAGCATGAAGTGTAAACTGACTCACTACGATAATATCTCCGTCGATATCCTGAATTGAACAGTTCATAACGTCATTCTCATCTCCAAAAATTCTCATTTTGACAATCTTACCCACCAGCCAATCAATATCTTCCTGCGTATCGGCTTCTTCTATTCCCACTAAAACCAATAAACCTTTCTGAATATCTGCAACTTTTTTCTGATCGATTGTTACGGATGCTTCTGAAACTCTTTGCAGTACTATTCTCATTTATGTAAGTCTTAAAGTTGAAAGTCAAAAAGTGTAAAAAAGCCCTTTCGAAACTTTTTAAACATCGCCCTTTTAACTGAATTTATTTTCTCGTTTCATCACTCGCTGCACGATCATCACCATAAGTATCCGTGCGGTAATGCTCTTCGTCTCCTTCCAAAATTTTGAGGTAACTGTTATAGCGGGACCAGGCGATTTCATCTTTTTCCAAAGCGGCTTTAATGGCACAGTGTGGTTCTTCTTTATGCAAACAGTTATTAAACTTACACTGATCTTTTAATCGGAAGAATTCCGGAAAATAACCGCTTATTTCTGAAGGTTCCATATCAACAATTCCGAAACCTTTTATTCCCGGAGTATCGATAATCTGCGCATTAAAAGACAGATCGTACATTTCGGCAAAAGTAGTGGTGTGCTGTCCTTGTTTGCTTTGTTCTGAAATTACAGTAGTTTTAAGATGCAAACTTGGCTCCATCGCATTGACCAATGTCGATTTTCCAACACCTGAATGCCCGGAAAACATACTCACTCTACCCACCATCATTTCTTTTAGTTTATCCACACCTTTATTCTCTGTAGAAGAAATACGCAGGCACTTATATCCTATTTCCTGATAAATGTGCTGCAGGTAAAGCTGTTCATCCAAAGTACTTTCATCCAAAGTATCGATTTTATTAAAAATCAAAACAGCCTCAATTCCATACGCTTCGGCTGTAACTAAAAAACGATCTATGAAACTCGTTGTTGTTGGCGGATTATTAATAGTAATCAGTAAAAAAACCTGATCTATATTGGATGCAATGATATGAATCTGTTTGGATAAATTAACCGACTTACGAACGATATAATTTTTTCTTTCGTGAATATTAAAAATCGTTCCGGTTACCGCATCTGAAGTTTGCTCCAATTCATAATCAACAATATCACCTACAGCAATTGGATTGGTACTCTTAATACCCTTCATCCTAAACTTCCCTTTCATACGGCATTCTATAAAATCACCCTTTTCTGATTTTACAGTGTACCAACTTCCTGTAGATTTATATACGAGTCCTGTCATTCTTTAATTTTAGATTGCTGATTTTAGATTCTAGATTATGCTTTGAACCAAAAAATAAAAGGCAAAATTACGTTTTTAGAATTGAACAACGCAACTTCACCTTTTAAAAATAAAGACTTACTCTTAAATTGAAAGATTTACCAGATAATTTCGGCTAAAATTTCATTCTCTTTGATTTTCCCTAACTGAATCGTTTTTAAAGTTCTGGACGTTTTTCCCGCTCTTGTAATATAAATTTCGACCATTAATGTTGCCGGACCATTTTCAGTTAATTCAGTTTCTCCAAAATAATCGGTTTTAATTTTATATTTCCCCTTTATTGCATTTCGAATTATATATTGCTCCGGCCCATAACCTTCTGTAAAATCTTTAGAAAATCTTCCTCCAATTTGTGTAGAAGTATGGCTGTAATAACATTCTTCATTTGTTGGCTCAATTACATGTAAATCCAAATCAACATCCATTTGGTTCCAGTTCATAATAACTCTAATATCAACCGGCATTTTTGCAAGGTACTTTTTATCAAGCTTACCCGTTTTTATGCCAGAATGTTCTGTTATCATTCGATTAACATCCATTAGAATAATATCCTCTACACCTTCATACTGGCCACTCATTTCTCCATAATAATTCACTTCAAGCGCTTTAATTAATTGATCAAAAGCTTCTTGATATTTTCCTGCATCTTCTAGTGTTAACGCATAATCTCTGAGACTCTGTGGTTCATGCTCTCTCCATTTCACGACTTGTTTTGCAGTAAATACTGCATCATTATAATCTTTCCACTGACGCAAAGTATAAGTCAAAGTTTTATAAAGCTGGTGATTCTCTAACCCTAAATCAGCAATATTACTAAGGATCAGCAACGCTTTTTTTACATCGCCATGAATGTAGAAAAAATGAGCCACATCAAAATAAAAACTGGGGTTCCTTTCCTGTGCTTTTCGTAATTCAAAGTACAAATCATATTGTTTTTCTTTTGGAGCTGAGGCCAGTGCTTTTAAATACAATCGATCTGGATTCCAACTTTTTGTTTCTACAACTCCACTATTCCAAGAGTCCTTTTTCGTTGTTACAATAATAACTCCATTTGCCCCACTGCTACCATATGCAGAAATTCTCGACGGATCTTTCAACACCTCTACCGAAGCGATATCATCTGACTTTAAATCGGTTAATTCACCCTCATAAAACTGACCATCAACAATAATTAAAGGCTTTTTTGAATCTCCGGCTAAATAACCTCCATTAAAATTTGAATCTTCTGAAAGATCTTTATTTTTTGAAGTGCCTTTTTCAAGAGCACCTGTTAAATCTGGTTTTTTTTGAGTACCATACCCTACTACAACTATTTCTTGTAATTCTGCGCTGTTTGAAACTTTATTAATTTCTTCGCTTCCTACTTTTTTATCTTTTATCTCAGTAATTTTTGGTATATCCCCAGTAACTTCTTCCGCTTTTGCTAACACTGGCGCAACAAATTTAACCTGATCTACTTTTGGTGCAGAAGCAGTATTATATACATTGTTGTCTTCAATTACTGTCGCAGCTGTTCCTGCGCCAACAGGTTCATCTACGGTCAAGACTGCATCAGGATCTCCTTTTATAGTCTCTTGATAAACTGTGCCCTCATCTCTACCTAAACTAGGCGGCGGAAGTTGTCTTTTGTATTTATACTTAGACGCA
It includes:
- the rsgA gene encoding ribosome small subunit-dependent GTPase A, translated to MTGLVYKSTGSWYTVKSEKGDFIECRMKGKFRMKGIKSTNPIAVGDIVDYELEQTSDAVTGTIFNIHERKNYIVRKSVNLSKQIHIIASNIDQVFLLITINNPPTTTSFIDRFLVTAEAYGIEAVLIFNKIDTLDESTLDEQLYLQHIYQEIGYKCLRISSTENKGVDKLKEMMVGRVSMFSGHSGVGKSTLVNAMEPSLHLKTTVISEQSKQGQHTTTFAEMYDLSFNAQIIDTPGIKGFGIVDMEPSEISGYFPEFFRLKDQCKFNNCLHKEEPHCAIKAALEKDEIAWSRYNSYLKILEGDEEHYRTDTYGDDRAASDETRK
- a CDS encoding DUF3857 domain-containing protein produces the protein MRSLVVTLFFCLFTLISSAQKSEYAVAAIADSLKENANAVVRLNQTDITISSQRSMTIKTQRIVTVLNEKGSNAVNAYEDYGKNSSVNSIEAIIYDAFGNEIKKVKRKDFKDQSAVDGGTLISDNRYLFLEYTPISYPYTVVYNSETQTSTTAFIPTWMPLEGYYISVEKNVLNIKYPASLGFRKKEYQFLDFNIKKIVDSETQLSYVAAAILAQKSEDYSPSFNEIYPSLLMGLEYFNLEGVDGNAKTWKEFGKWWGDKILFGTEDIPEETKVKMKALVGNEKDAIEIAKIIYKYLQQKVRYVAIHEGIGGWKPMLAKDVDRLGYGDCKALTNYTKALLKCVGVESYYTKLYGDSYKMDIRSDFVSQQGNHIILAIPTGDSYTWLECTSQDNPFGYQGTFTDDRDVLVIKPEGGEIVRTKVYADEGNTQNEKGTYTIDENGHFSGSVLIHSEGSQYASKTRIEHLQPTEKEAHYKEYWDNINNLKLGKIALNNNKEAIRFTEDVQLSALNYATVSGNKLIFAVDAFNQSATNVKRIRNRKNSFQIQRGYLDTDEIEVSLPAGFTIEFLPSNFELNGKFGAYKTEIIKKENNKLLYKRSLFLNKGKYSNKEYDDYRLFMEQIAKNDNAKIILTKN
- the dtd gene encoding D-aminoacyl-tRNA deacylase; amino-acid sequence: MRIVLQRVSEASVTIDQKKVADIQKGLLVLVGIEEADTQEDIDWLVGKIVKMRIFGDENDVMNCSIQDIDGDIIVVSQFTLHASTKKGNRPSYIKAAKPDFAIPMYENFLKSLEKEFTKKIQAGIFGADMKVSLVNDGPVTILIDSKNRD